TCGCTAATTTGCGAGTGATACCAATTTTAGAATATTCTAATACAAACCCCTCTACGGAGGAATTTACTATACTGTCCTTTAATTTGCCACTAATGACTTGGCTCGATCCTTGTATTAATTCTCCCAGGCCATTCTCCAGAATTTTTCGTTTTGCGTTCAATTCCAACTCCTCTTCACTTTGCCCTCGAATGTTTTGCACATATACGAATTCGTCTTTTGGATCTTTTATAGAAGAAAGACAGGAAATCAAAAATGCAAAGGATAGAAATAAGAAGAACGGAATATTAATGGTGATATTGAATTTCATAAGATCGAAAGAGATATTCGAGGAGTTGGACCTATTTTTCCAGCCATCCGTTTCCTAAAGAACTCACGGAAGGCTTGGAAAAATCTTATTTTAGCCCAGTTTGGTTTCGATCTGGATAGGATTGGAAAGAGTTTTGTGAACAGGACAAGCGTTTGCGACTTGTAAAAGTCTCTCTCTTTCCTGCTCGCTCAAATTACCTTCCAGTTTTACGATCCTTTGGATCTCGGTATGATCCGTCCAGCGAGTCAGTTTTAGCTCTACCTTCACTTCTTTCAGGTCCATTTTTTTTCTTTGGGCATACATTCTAACTGTGATGTCAGTGCAGGCTCCCAAGGAAAGAAGAAGGTATTCATGAGGAGAAGGTCCCAGATCCCCTCCACCATCTTCTTTGGATTCGTCCGCGATCAACTCGTGGTTTTTACTACGAAGGATTGTTTTGTAATTTTCAGGAGTGCTGAGTACAGTAACTTCTATGTCGCTCATAAGGTTAGAAGGATAGGAGATCCGCTTTTAAATGCAATCTTAAATCGGACTTTGGGATTTTCAGAGAAGAAGAGTCAACCTTCTTCCCCGAAAATAGACCTTAGGCTTCTGAAGCGATCGCAGCTTCCGGTTCAGTTTTAACTGGAGCGGGCTGTTTAGATAAAACGTACTCATTCACCTTATACATGATCGCCACAGTGATCAAAATGGCCACAATCACAACATAACCCAAATTTGGATAACCTTGGATATATCCGCTTGGCGTTTGGACCACGATCACTCCTGCCGCATAAGAAGCAATCCCACCCGATAATTGTTGTAAAGAAGAACTGATCGCCATATAAGCGCCTCTATCTCTGAGTTCAGGCATAGCGGAATTTAGAGCGTTAGCCGAAATTACTCTACCCGTGATCACTACGAATAACGCAGAGTTAATCAGTATTACAAACCAAAGAGGAGTGATCCCCATTGCGGTATAGTAGAACAGAATCGCGCAGGCGATTAAGGAGGAAACAAGAAAGATTGCATACTTTCCGAATTTATCGGCAGCTCTACCGATCAAAGGCCCCACAGCCATACTTACTATCCCTGTTACGAAATATACTAAAGGAAGATCTTCTAAAGTAATTCCTAAATTATGAACACTGAATGCAGAACCGAAAGGCATAAGCATATATCCTCCCGTAGCCAAAAGCATTGTTGCAAAAAATCCGGGAAGGTAGTTCGGATTTCCAGCGGTTACTACCAAATGTTTGATCGCCTTATTCTCCGTTTTTTCGCTCAGGTGAGATACGATCGGCTCTAGTTTAAAAGCAGACGCAATTCCTACAAGACCACTAATGATAGCGATCATCCAGAAAGGTGATTTCCAACCCCAAATATTAGAGAAAAACACTCCGATAGGGAGACCGAATACTTGGCTCGCAGCAAATGCAGTCATCACAAGTCCCATCACTCTTCCTCTCACTTCCAAAGGAAATAGATCCGCAATGATAGCAAAGCTGATAGAAGCAATTACCCCTCCGAAAATTCCGGTTACTATTCTTGCAAATAGTAGAAATTCGTAATTGGGTGCGATCCCGCAAAGAGCAGTACCTAAAACGAAGCCGCTATAAAAGAATAGCAGCATCTTTTTCCGATCGAATTTGTCGGCAAAACCGGCAGCTAAGATCCCCGAGATCCCGGCGCTGAAAGCGTAAGCGGAAACCACCAGGCCGAATTGAGTTGTGGATATTTTCAGTTGATCCATAACCTGAACTCCTAAGGGAGATAAGATCATAAAATCGAGCACCACTGTGAATTGGATAAATGCCAATAAGGCTACTACAAAGATTTGGTATTTACTAAATGTAAATTTCATATTTATTCCTTAAGATCAGGACCTTAGAAGTGACTGTGGAAAATTCATTCTAGCTTGTTTCAAAACGTTTCCCCACCAATACAATTCATTCAATAATTTCTCAGCCGAAGATGTGTAACGGAATTCCTCAGTTGGTCTTCCGTTATGAAATCTGGCATGAGCCCAATGAAAGCTAACACAGTCTCGAATGGTGGTCATTCTTAATTCCGCAAATACATTGCGAAGTTGCTCCACCGCTCTTAAACCGCCGGAACTTCCTCCATAGGATACGAATCCAAGAGGCTTCGCATTCCATTCTTCACGAAGTGAGTCAATTGCCAACTTTAAATAAGCAGGATATCCGTGGTTATACTCCGGTGTAATTACTACAAAAACATCAGCTTCTGCTATTCTTTCCGAGAATAAGGAGAGGTCCGAGTCCATATTCTTTGACATGTCCCAAGGAAGAGAAAATTCGGAAAGATCGATTAAATCCGTCTCGAATCTGTAATCTTGTTTGGCGATCTCTTCGAACCAATTTGCAACTGTTTCTCCGAATCTGCCTTTCCTAGTACTACCTAATATAATTCCTAATCGGAGACTTGAGCCGGTACTGATCTTTTCTAATAACATTATAGAACACCCTTCTTCATTTCAGTACCGAATATTTTACAAGTTAAAGTGAACTTGAAGTAAAGAGCTTGGAGCAGTTTTTTTACGATTTTTCCGGAAAAAATCCTAAAATGTTTGTGCCTAGACTGTGGGTTAGATAATATCTATACCTAAAGTTCACTTTAAGTTTATATTTGGGAGAATATGGTGGATAAGGACGAATTTTTAAGCATCGGACAGGTATCCAAAAGAAGCGGGGTCGCCTCCTCTGCATTACGTTTTTATGAAGAAAGAGGACTGATCCGTTCCGTGAGAGCAGGTTCCGGTCATAGGCAATATCCCAGACATGTTTTAAGAAGGATCGCATTCATAGTATTCGCACAAAGAGTAGGACTCTCTTTGGACGAGATCGCCTCGGAGATCGCAAAACTTCCGGAAGATCATACTCCCAACGGACAGGACTGGTCCAAACTTTCCAAAACCTGGAGTTTACGTATAGAGGAGAAGATCGCTGAACTTCATAGATTAAAGAACGGGCTCTCTGTTTGTATTGGTTGCGGTTGTCTTTCCTTGCTTACTTGTAAACTAGCGAACCCGCAAGACAAATTGGGAAGATATGGAAGCGGTCCTTTACGTTGGATGGGAAAACCTAAAAAACAAAATTGAACTTCTTGGATCTGAGGAAGTGTAATATGGAACGGATCAATAGATCCCTTCTGAATCGTAAAAAAACGAAGCTCCGGGCATAATATAAACTTCAGTCAAGATCTGTTTGGAATGATGACTCATCTGTCCCAGATCTACATTCGGAAAACGTAATAGATAATCGTTGGTAGTAACCGTTCCAACAGTATCACCCACATACATCGAATAACTTCTGGTAATATCTTGGCGGATCATTCCGATATCTAGGCTAAACCTACAATATCTAAAAGAAGACTCGAACATAAAAATAGTCCCCTTATCCGCAACCTTCCCTCCATAAGCCGGAACGGAAATACTATAAGTCCCCAACCCATTTGAAATCGACTCTTGTAAGATCTGGGTCCCACCTACGGAAAAATCACCTTTCCGATCCAGATATTCCAAGCGAGAACGGATCTCCCACCATTCAGTAATTTTGAACTTCAGATAGATCCCAGGAAGAACCCCTTTCATGGAAAAATTGGATTCTACATTTCCTCCGACGGACCAGGTTGTCTTATCCGGAACTGGAGCACCAGGGCGAGAAGTAGAATAAGATCCATAAGAACTAGTATCCTGCTCCGTATATCTATGAAAATTTACGGACGGTCCAATCCTAAACCTGGAAGTAAAAGGATGAATATAAGAAAATCTTAAATGATCGTTTATACCATTAAATCTTAATAGTCGATTTCCTTCGAATGCGGAGGCCCAGTATAGATCAGTTCTAGGAGTGATAAAACTTGTGGAAGCAGGTTCCTCTTTACCATATTTCCCCAAGGAAGAATTTCTTGCGGACTGTATCTCGAAACGGTTTTTCCAGCCGTAACTGATATCCCAAGCCTGGGTTTGGACTCCCAAAGATCTTGCTTCCTTATATGGAAATGAAGGCGGAGAATCAGGATCTACTATATTTCGAAGTATCGAATCCTTGGACCAAGCAGGTCCTGTTTCATTCAATACTGCAGGAGAAAGATTGCCGATGCCTGCACCTAAACGGAACATCAATCTGTGCTCAAAAACCTTGCTGAATTTATCATTTGGATCGTTGAACCAGGAAGAAGTTTCCTTCGCTCCCTCTTCCTGTTTGATATCAGCTAATTGTTCTGTCCTCTCAGGCTCTTGGGAAAAATTCGGACTTATAAAGAATAAAAATAGGAAGAAGCTTAATAAAATCCTAAAATTCGAAATCATAAAGAATCTCATTCGATTTCCTTAGTATACGATCCGAACGGTTCCGACATATATTTCGGTTCTTCGATTCTTTTTTTCAGAGAAGAAGGTATCAACGATCTTACGCAAATCCGCGTATCCGTCCACTTCCTTAAATCTTTCCTCTGAAATCTCGTGCGATTGTTTGAGTTCTTGTTTTACTGACTGGGATCTTTCCTTACTCAATTTTAAATTTGAAGTGAAGGAGCCTGGAGTATCTGTATGTCCCCCGATCCTAACATTCGTTTCTGGATAAGCAACTAATGCATCGGCGATCTTAGCGATAAGATCCCTTGCCTTAGGAGTTAATGTGGATCTACCGGAAGGAAATGCAACGTCCCCGTCTATGATGATCAAAAGTTCTTTTAACTTTTTATCTTCTTCCACTCGTTTAAGTTCGACTCCCGGAGCCTTCAGACCTTCCTCCGTTTGTTCGAACGTGGTTCCTGAGAACTCGAACGCCTTTTTTAAGCCTCGATACATGATCTCCAAGTAATTAGGAGTTCCTAAATCGTCTAGAGAGCCTTCGCTTAATTTACCTAGCGCTTCCTCTTTAGAGGAAGCAGGGATCTCATCTTCCGGAACACATCCGCAGAATTTTTGGAATGATTTTGACTCGGCGATAGCATATCTTGTCCGAGCGCAATCTAAGAATAAAAAAGATACGATTAAGAAGAATAAAAAAGAAATACGAGAACTAAAAATCAACACTCGAGTACGGTTTGCGGAAGAAAGTTATGACCCTTTTGCTGGATAGATCTCCGACAAGATACTACTTTTTTATAATATTCGCGAAGTCTTATGTAAGTTTTTATATTTTATTAAAAACGAAATCGCTATTTACCACTTAAGGAATGGTCTAAAACTTTTTTACGAAATTTCTGAAAAAGATTAGAGTTAATAACTATTTGAGAATGCCTAGTCTTAATCGCAGAAACCCTACTGGACCGAGGTCGATGAAACGAATCCGCAAAAGGCATCCAATTTCCATCTTCATTCTTTTACTTTTGCTCCAATGTAAGGGTTCGACGAATTCTTTGGACTATATACTCTTCGGTGTGAGTGAAAAATATTCACAAAGCACAAATGGGGTCACAGTCTCTTCTCCCAATTATTCTTATGCGGTTCCCGAAAATCCCACAAATGGAACTTTAGATATAGAGATCCGACTGAACAAGATCCCGACTGCGGATGTGACTTTGCCTCTAAGCTTGAGTCATACAGAAAGAGCGACAATTTCTGTCCCTACAGTAACGTTTACTGCAGGTAACTGGGATTCTCCTCAAACGATAACGATCACAGGTATAGATAATTTGGCTGTGGAGGGAAATAAGGACATTTCTCTTTATGTGGGTAAGGCTACGAGTGAAGACAAATCCTATAATGGTCTCTACACTCCCTCCATCGGGATCACAGTGATCGATGACGATTCATATAATATTGTAGTTTCCCCCAAAAAGAATTTGATCACTACTGAAAAAGGAAACACAGCCAGTTTTACAGTGGTCTTGAGTAAGGCTCCTTCTTCCAATGTTGTAATTCCAACGATCCAAAGTTCCGATCTGTCAGAAGGAACCGTATCCCCTTCTTCTTTAACATTTACCAACGGGAATTTTAATACCCCTCAAATAGTAACGATCACCGGGGTGGATGATGTTCTCACTGACGGGAATATCCAATATAAGATCAATTTAGGAAATTCCACCAGCTCAGATACAAATTATAGCAATCTGATATTATCCTCCGTTTTCGTCACAAATATTGATTACGAAGAACCTGCCATAATAGTAACACCCACTACCTTGAATATAAATGAGGCAGGAACCGCTAAAACATTCACAGTAACTTTAACTGTAGAACCTCCAGGAAATGTAACCATCCCTGTTTCCAGCTCGAATCCGTCCAGAGCAACCGTAGATACTTCTCTACTCACATTTACTCCAGCGAATTATAATACTCCCCAGACAGTCACAGTTACTCCTGTAAATAATGAGATCGCTGATGGGAATGTGATCGTAAATATAGTTTTAGGAACTGCAACAGATTACGGAAATGAGAATCCTCCCGACGTAAAAATAAATATTACTGACGACGATAGCCCAGGGATCTCGGTTTCCACATTGAGCACAAATACGAACGAGGCAGGACAAAACGCATTTTTCACTGTAGTTCTCACAAGTGAACCTACATCTAACGTTACCGTTTCCTTTAACGAAAAGAAAGATTCAGTAAACTTAAGCAACCAAGAAGGCACGATCGATCAAACTCAAATCGTATTCACTCCTTCTAATTGGAATACTCCCCAGTCCGTGGTGGTAACCGGAATGGATGATGATGTGATGGATGGAAATGTGCAATACCAGATCCGAGTGAATAAAGCAACTAGCTCGGATACTAAATATAATAACAGGACTCCTAGTCCGAATTTTGTTACAGTTAACAATTTGGATGATGATACAGCTGGATTTGTGATCGTAGCGAACGGAAATACTACTCTTACGAGCAATTCTTCCGTTTCTATCAATGGATTTGCTACCGACGATTCCGCCAAATTGGATCCTCAAACTTATTCCAAATTTACGATTCGATTGAGGTCCCAGCCTCTTTCCAATGTTACTTTAAATCTTTCCAGTGGAAGCACGACTAACGACGGAGTTTTAAATACTTCTAGCTTAGTATTCACTCCTTCCAAAAATGTAACGGGTGGATGGAACCAGGATAGAGAAGTTACCGTAACCGGAAGTTCCAACGGAACTAACGAAGGAAATCACGATTATACGATTTCTACTTCCAGTACAACTACGGATGATAAATACGGAAGCACCACATTCGTTAAAAATCCTTCTTTCGTATATTATAGTTGTGATAATGATGTTTCCAACCTGATCTCTTCATGCAGAAGGTCAGGAGGTTTCTCCACGAGCGAAGGAGGAGGAACTGCAACAATTTATTTGATCACTCAATCTTCTCCAAGTTCCACTGTTACTGTTCCTGCTTCCAGTGACGATACTACGGAAGGAAATGTGACCTCTTCCGCAACGATCACTTCTGGAAACTGGAATACTATGATCTCTTCCGGAACGAATAAGATCGTTGCAACAGGTGTGGACGATGCACTTGTGGATGGGAATGTTCTATACAATATACTTTACGGCGCAGCCAGCGGTGGATTGACATATACTGCACCTTCTTCCCCTATCCGAAATATTGATGACGAGCAAGTATTGACATTTTCGAATATAAGCGGAGATACTAGTGAAGATGGCATGAGTGCAACCTTCAAGGTAAAATTAGGACTTTCCTCTCCTCCTACTGGGGATGTCACATTCACTCTTTCCTGTAAATCTGGAAGCACGGAATGCGCGAGCGTGAGTCCTACGAGTCTTACATTCACTTCTTCCGATTATAATGTGAATAAGACAATCACGATCACTGGCAAAAACGATAATAGAGTGGATGGCACCCAAAGTAGTTGTGTATCTTTCAGTCTTCTTACGAGTAGCGATGCAACTTTCGACCAATACCAACCTCCTGACTACTGTGGGGTCCAAAACCTGGACAACGATAAGCTGATCTGGAGCACTTCACTTACAAAAAGTGGAAACCTGAATTCCGGTATGACCGTTGCAGATGATAGTTGCAATGATGGTGCGGATCCAAACAAACCTACAGATATGGGAAGCGCTACGTACAAGGCATTGATCGTAGACGGTTCTACTAGGGTTGCGACTACAACAGGAACGAACGCAACCGGACAAACGAACTGGGTCCTGGACGCGAGCAGAGATTATTATCTCAAAAGTGGTAGTTTACCTTATTCTAATAAAGTATTCACTACGAATTCTTTCAAACTTTTCAGCTTTGGAAGTTTGACTACTGCGTTCAGTGGAAGCGGATCCGATTCTTTCTGGACCGGTTTGAATTCGAATTGGACCACTTCAAGTAACCATTGCAATATGTGGACAGACGATATTAGTTCCGGGATTACCGGGCAATACGGGATCGGAAACTCATTAGGATCCGGGTCCATCAGCTCAGGAAACGATAACTGTTCTGTTCCCAAAAAGTTTATCTGCGTCCAGCAATAAGAAGAAGGTTCTCTGTTTCCTGAAGCTTGAGAGCCATCGGAGATGCTCTTGAAAATGAAATTTTCTTTAGACAGAACCGTCTAAAGAATGAAATATGGAGAGAGTGCCAAATCCCAAGCCTGTCAAACTCACTGAAAAGGAATTTACTAAAATTTCTAGGGCCCTTGCTGAGCCTAGAAGATTTCAGCTTTTACAATGTATTGGCTCTAACAAAGAAGCTACCGCTTGCAGCACTCTGAACAAGTCCCAAGATATAAGCCCTGCTACTCTTTCTCACCATATTAAAGAATTAGAAAATGCCGGCCTGATAGAAACTTCTAAAGAAGGCAAATATGTAAGTATCACCTTGAGAAGGGATGTATTCAAGGCCTACCTAGACAAACTTTCCCAGATCTAGACAAAACCGACCGACGCTCATTCCAGTTTCGTTATTTTGATAATTATCAAAATATCAAAATATTTTCAAAAACAAACATTTCGATACTTGTCTAACTATAAAATTATTAAGATCCGAATATTCAGGAGTGATCTCATGAGTCAGTTAAAAGGAAAAGTCGCAGTGGTAACAGGAGCTTCCAAAGGAATTGGAGCAAGTATCGCTAAGACATTAGGTTCCGCAGGTGCATCAGTAGTGGTTAACTATTCTTCCAGCAAAGAAGGTGCAGATAAGGTTGTGGCGGAGATTGAAAAAAGCGGAGGAAAGGCAATCGCAGTCCAAGGAGACATGTCCAAGTCCTCGGACGTGAAACGTCTTT
The Leptospira johnsonii genome window above contains:
- a CDS encoding MFS transporter codes for the protein MKFTFSKYQIFVVALLAFIQFTVVLDFMILSPLGVQVMDQLKISTTQFGLVVSAYAFSAGISGILAAGFADKFDRKKMLLFFYSGFVLGTALCGIAPNYEFLLFARIVTGIFGGVIASISFAIIADLFPLEVRGRVMGLVMTAFAASQVFGLPIGVFFSNIWGWKSPFWMIAIISGLVGIASAFKLEPIVSHLSEKTENKAIKHLVVTAGNPNYLPGFFATMLLATGGYMLMPFGSAFSVHNLGITLEDLPLVYFVTGIVSMAVGPLIGRAADKFGKYAIFLVSSLIACAILFYYTAMGITPLWFVILINSALFVVITGRVISANALNSAMPELRDRGAYMAISSSLQQLSGGIASYAAGVIVVQTPSGYIQGYPNLGYVVIVAILITVAIMYKVNEYVLSKQPAPVKTEPEAAIASEA
- a CDS encoding DUF1554 domain-containing protein — protein: MKRIRKRHPISIFILLLLLQCKGSTNSLDYILFGVSEKYSQSTNGVTVSSPNYSYAVPENPTNGTLDIEIRLNKIPTADVTLPLSLSHTERATISVPTVTFTAGNWDSPQTITITGIDNLAVEGNKDISLYVGKATSEDKSYNGLYTPSIGITVIDDDSYNIVVSPKKNLITTEKGNTASFTVVLSKAPSSNVVIPTIQSSDLSEGTVSPSSLTFTNGNFNTPQIVTITGVDDVLTDGNIQYKINLGNSTSSDTNYSNLILSSVFVTNIDYEEPAIIVTPTTLNINEAGTAKTFTVTLTVEPPGNVTIPVSSSNPSRATVDTSLLTFTPANYNTPQTVTVTPVNNEIADGNVIVNIVLGTATDYGNENPPDVKINITDDDSPGISVSTLSTNTNEAGQNAFFTVVLTSEPTSNVTVSFNEKKDSVNLSNQEGTIDQTQIVFTPSNWNTPQSVVVTGMDDDVMDGNVQYQIRVNKATSSDTKYNNRTPSPNFVTVNNLDDDTAGFVIVANGNTTLTSNSSVSINGFATDDSAKLDPQTYSKFTIRLRSQPLSNVTLNLSSGSTTNDGVLNTSSLVFTPSKNVTGGWNQDREVTVTGSSNGTNEGNHDYTISTSSTTTDDKYGSTTFVKNPSFVYYSCDNDVSNLISSCRRSGGFSTSEGGGTATIYLITQSSPSSTVTVPASSDDTTEGNVTSSATITSGNWNTMISSGTNKIVATGVDDALVDGNVLYNILYGAASGGLTYTAPSSPIRNIDDEQVLTFSNISGDTSEDGMSATFKVKLGLSSPPTGDVTFTLSCKSGSTECASVSPTSLTFTSSDYNVNKTITITGKNDNRVDGTQSSCVSFSLLTSSDATFDQYQPPDYCGVQNLDNDKLIWSTSLTKSGNLNSGMTVADDSCNDGADPNKPTDMGSATYKALIVDGSTRVATTTGTNATGQTNWVLDASRDYYLKSGSLPYSNKVFTTNSFKLFSFGSLTTAFSGSGSDSFWTGLNSNWTTSSNHCNMWTDDISSGITGQYGIGNSLGSGSISSGNDNCSVPKKFICVQQ
- a CDS encoding ArsR/SmtB family transcription factor; the encoded protein is MERVPNPKPVKLTEKEFTKISRALAEPRRFQLLQCIGSNKEATACSTLNKSQDISPATLSHHIKELENAGLIETSKEGKYVSITLRRDVFKAYLDKLSQI
- a CDS encoding OsmC family protein, coding for MSDIEVTVLSTPENYKTILRSKNHELIADESKEDGGGDLGPSPHEYLLLSLGACTDITVRMYAQRKKMDLKEVKVELKLTRWTDHTEIQRIVKLEGNLSEQERERLLQVANACPVHKTLSNPIQIETKLG
- a CDS encoding OmpA family protein; protein product: MLIFSSRISFLFFLIVSFLFLDCARTRYAIAESKSFQKFCGCVPEDEIPASSKEEALGKLSEGSLDDLGTPNYLEIMYRGLKKAFEFSGTTFEQTEEGLKAPGVELKRVEEDKKLKELLIIIDGDVAFPSGRSTLTPKARDLIAKIADALVAYPETNVRIGGHTDTPGSFTSNLKLSKERSQSVKQELKQSHEISEERFKEVDGYADLRKIVDTFFSEKKNRRTEIYVGTVRIVY
- the soxR gene encoding redox-sensitive transcriptional activator SoxR, translated to MVDKDEFLSIGQVSKRSGVASSALRFYEERGLIRSVRAGSGHRQYPRHVLRRIAFIVFAQRVGLSLDEIASEIAKLPEDHTPNGQDWSKLSKTWSLRIEEKIAELHRLKNGLSVCIGCGCLSLLTCKLANPQDKLGRYGSGPLRWMGKPKKQN
- a CDS encoding NADPH-dependent FMN reductase, with product MLLEKISTGSSLRLGIILGSTRKGRFGETVANWFEEIAKQDYRFETDLIDLSEFSLPWDMSKNMDSDLSLFSERIAEADVFVVITPEYNHGYPAYLKLAIDSLREEWNAKPLGFVSYGGSSGGLRAVEQLRNVFAELRMTTIRDCVSFHWAHARFHNGRPTEEFRYTSSAEKLLNELYWWGNVLKQARMNFPQSLLRS